TCACGCCCCTCAATTGGCTGCAAGACATGATCCAGTTTAAGGAAAAAGCAGTCAAACAAGGAGAAAATGTGAATGTTGGCTTGTTGGACTACCCAGTGCTGATGGCATCTGATATTTTGCTTTATAAACCAGATAAAGTGCCCGTCGGTGAAGATCAAAAGCAACATTTGGAACTGACACGAGATATCGTCAACAGGTTTAATCACCAATTTGCTAAACCAAATCAGCCAGTGCTAAAGTTACCAGAACCTTTGATTCGTAAAGAAGGTGCAAGGGTGATGAGTTTAACGGATGGTACTAAGAAAATGTCGAAGTCCGATCCGTCTGAGTTGAGTCGGATCAACTTGCTAGATTCACCTGATGAAATTGCAAAAAAAATTAAGCGCTGCAAAACTGATCCGATACGCGGTTTGGAGTTTGACAACCCAGAACGTCCTGAAAGTAACAATTTGTTAACTCTGTATATGCTGCTTTCTGGAAAAACGAAGGAAGAGGTAGCAGCTGAGTGTCAGGATATGGGCTGGGGGCAATTTAAACCTTTGTTAACGGATACGACGATTGAAGCCCTCAAACCCATCCAAGAAAAATATCAGGCGGTGATGAACGACAAAGGTTATCTGGAGTCTGTGTTGCGGGATGGAAAGCAAAAAGCAGAGGCGATCGCCAACCAAACTCTTAATGAAGTCAAAGCTGCGATGGGTTACTCTATACCGTTATAAGGTTTTCTCATCAGGTTGTCTTGTGTTATAGCTGTACCATTAGACAGAAATGGTCGTTTTTTATGCTGGATACGATAACTCCAACAGCTTTAACTTCTTTTCGTACAGCTGCGAAAACAGGTAAATTCCTGATTACCGCCGAGGTTACACCACCGAAAGGCGGTAATCCAGAACACATGATACAAATGGCGGCGACTCTTAAGGGGAGGGTTCATGCCGTCAATATTACTGATGGTAGCCGCGCAGTATTACGGATGTGTTCACTAGTGGCATCGGCAATTT
This portion of the Brasilonema sennae CENA114 genome encodes:
- the trpS gene encoding tryptophan--tRNA ligase, translating into MGRQRVLSGVQPTGNLHLGNYLGAIRNWVEIQSQYDNFLFIADLHAITVPHEPATLAANTYTLATLYLACGLDLNHSTIFVQSHVSAHSELTWLFNCITPLNWLQDMIQFKEKAVKQGENVNVGLLDYPVLMASDILLYKPDKVPVGEDQKQHLELTRDIVNRFNHQFAKPNQPVLKLPEPLIRKEGARVMSLTDGTKKMSKSDPSELSRINLLDSPDEIAKKIKRCKTDPIRGLEFDNPERPESNNLLTLYMLLSGKTKEEVAAECQDMGWGQFKPLLTDTTIEALKPIQEKYQAVMNDKGYLESVLRDGKQKAEAIANQTLNEVKAAMGYSIPL